A genomic window from Streptomyces broussonetiae includes:
- a CDS encoding argininosuccinate synthase, translating into MTERVVLAYSGGLDTSVAIGWIAEETGAEVIAVAVDVGQGGEDLDVIRKRALACGAVEAEVADAKDEFAEEYCLPAIKANALYMDRYPLVSALSRPVIVKHLVAAAQKHGATTVAHGCTGKGNDQVRFEAGIVALAPGLKCIAPVRDYAMTRDKAIAYCEAKQLPIATSKKSPYSIDQNVFGRAVETGFLEDIWNAPIEDIYEYTADPAVPREADEVVITFEEGVPVAIDGTPVTVLQAIQQLNERAGAQGIGRIDMVEDRLVGIKSREVYEAPGAIALITAHQELENVTVERELARYKRQVEQRWGELVYDGQWFSPLKRALDGFVHEAGRHVNGDIRMTLHGGRAVVTGRRSRSSLYDFNLATYDTGDTFDQTAAKGFIDIYGLSSQIAARRDLRA; encoded by the coding sequence GTGACCGAGCGCGTCGTACTTGCCTATTCGGGCGGTCTGGACACCTCCGTCGCCATCGGCTGGATCGCCGAGGAGACGGGCGCCGAGGTCATCGCTGTTGCGGTGGACGTCGGCCAGGGCGGCGAGGACCTGGACGTCATCCGCAAGCGCGCGCTCGCCTGCGGTGCCGTCGAGGCCGAGGTCGCCGACGCCAAGGACGAGTTCGCCGAGGAGTACTGCCTCCCGGCGATCAAGGCCAACGCCCTCTACATGGACCGCTACCCGCTGGTCTCCGCGCTGTCCCGGCCGGTGATCGTCAAGCACCTGGTCGCCGCCGCGCAGAAGCACGGCGCCACGACCGTCGCCCACGGCTGTACCGGCAAGGGCAACGACCAGGTCCGCTTCGAGGCCGGTATCGTCGCCCTCGCCCCCGGCCTCAAGTGCATCGCCCCCGTCCGCGACTACGCGATGACCCGGGACAAGGCGATCGCCTACTGCGAGGCCAAGCAGCTCCCGATCGCCACCAGCAAGAAGTCGCCGTACTCCATCGACCAGAACGTCTTCGGGCGCGCGGTCGAGACGGGCTTCCTGGAGGACATCTGGAACGCGCCGATCGAGGACATCTACGAGTACACCGCCGACCCGGCCGTCCCGCGCGAGGCCGACGAGGTGGTCATCACCTTCGAGGAAGGCGTCCCGGTCGCGATCGACGGCACTCCCGTCACCGTCCTGCAGGCGATCCAGCAGCTCAACGAGCGTGCCGGCGCCCAGGGCATCGGTCGGATCGACATGGTCGAGGACCGGCTCGTCGGCATCAAGTCCCGTGAGGTGTACGAGGCTCCGGGCGCGATCGCCCTGATCACCGCCCACCAGGAGCTGGAGAACGTCACCGTCGAGCGTGAACTCGCCCGCTACAAGCGGCAGGTGGAGCAGCGCTGGGGTGAACTGGTCTACGACGGCCAGTGGTTCTCCCCGCTCAAGCGCGCCCTGGACGGCTTCGTCCACGAGGCCGGCCGGCACGTGAACGGCGACATCCGCATGACCCTGCACGGCGGCCGCGCGGTCGTCACCGGCCGGCGCTCCCGGTCGTCCCTGTACGACTTCAACCTCGCCACCTACGACACCGGCGACACCTTCGACCAGACCGCGGCCAAGGGCTTCATCGACATCTACGGCCTGTCCTCGCAGATCGCCGCACGGCGCGATCTGCGGGCATAG
- a CDS encoding L,D-transpeptidase family protein, whose amino-acid sequence MRPGALLALVSASSLALLGAAPAGPGSVPLPAQMKDTGGGSQLIIAQAPGTDSTSGTLTWWDLRDGQWVQAGEAPARFGSGGLVEGTARKQGTNTTPTGLYGIPFGFGIKAAPSGTSVTYRAVKDSSWWCQDNDSTSYNRWVDPLPQDCRASESEHLITYAEQYAYGLVVGFNYDRPVRGRGAGIFLHVNGRAATAGCVSVPEDAMVRILAWARPERAPHVAIGTDGGATAVTGY is encoded by the coding sequence ATGCGCCCCGGTGCCCTCCTCGCCCTCGTGTCCGCGTCCTCGCTCGCCCTGCTCGGTGCCGCGCCGGCCGGACCCGGTTCCGTGCCGCTGCCCGCACAGATGAAGGACACGGGAGGCGGCAGCCAGCTGATCATCGCCCAGGCACCCGGAACGGACTCGACGTCGGGAACGCTCACCTGGTGGGACCTGCGGGACGGACAGTGGGTGCAGGCGGGCGAGGCACCGGCCCGGTTCGGGTCGGGCGGCCTGGTGGAGGGGACCGCACGGAAGCAGGGGACCAACACGACACCGACCGGGCTGTACGGCATCCCCTTCGGCTTCGGGATCAAGGCGGCGCCGAGCGGGACGAGCGTCACGTACCGGGCGGTGAAGGACAGCTCGTGGTGGTGCCAGGACAACGACTCGACGTCGTACAACCGCTGGGTGGACCCGCTGCCGCAGGACTGCCGGGCGTCCGAGTCCGAGCACCTGATCACGTACGCGGAGCAGTACGCGTACGGACTGGTCGTCGGGTTCAACTACGACCGGCCGGTGCGCGGACGCGGCGCCGGCATCTTCCTGCATGTCAACGGGCGTGCGGCCACGGCCGGGTGTGTGTCGGTTCCGGAGGATGCGATGGTCCGCATCCTGGCCTGGGCCAGGCCCGAGAGGGCGCCGCACGTGGCCATCGGGACCGACGGCGGAGCCACGGCGGTCACCGGGTACTGA
- a CDS encoding TetR/AcrR family transcriptional regulator, translated as MALDRDHVLRSAAALLTRKSTATMDEVAKAAGISRATLHRHFAGRDALVRALEALGIAECEAAVDRARPDEGSASEAVRRLVREIQPAAGLLAFLYGESQLWEGDRQNNGWPRLDARIGAVFQRGQQSGEFRIDLPPVWLTEALYGLVASCAWAILDGRVAARDFPTMIAELLLGGAVRREEP; from the coding sequence ATGGCCCTGGATCGTGACCACGTGCTGCGCAGCGCAGCCGCCCTGCTGACCCGTAAATCCACCGCGACCATGGACGAGGTCGCCAAGGCCGCCGGGATCAGCCGGGCCACGCTGCACCGGCACTTCGCCGGGCGCGACGCCCTCGTACGGGCGCTGGAGGCGCTCGGCATCGCGGAATGCGAGGCGGCCGTGGACCGCGCCCGGCCGGACGAAGGGTCCGCGAGCGAGGCCGTACGCAGGCTGGTGCGCGAGATCCAGCCCGCCGCCGGGCTGCTCGCCTTTCTCTACGGCGAGAGCCAGCTGTGGGAGGGCGACCGGCAGAACAACGGCTGGCCGCGCCTGGACGCCCGCATCGGCGCGGTGTTCCAGCGCGGGCAGCAGTCCGGCGAGTTCCGTATCGATCTCCCCCCGGTCTGGCTCACCGAGGCGCTGTACGGGCTGGTCGCCTCGTGCGCCTGGGCCATCCTGGACGGCCGTGTGGCCGCCCGGGACTTCCCGACCATGATCGCCGAGCTGCTGCTCGGCGGCGCCGTACGAAGAGAGGAACCATGA
- a CDS encoding pyridoxamine 5'-phosphate oxidase family protein produces the protein MGKTYERIDGRLRTFIEEQPLFFAATAPLSGEGTVNLSPKGLRGSFAVLDELTVAYLDFAGSNAETIAHLRENGRITLMWCAFQGPPNIVRVHGRGEPVFRDDPRFKELLARFPGIDTSLHGLRAIIVVHAELVRDTCGYAVPFMAYEQDRDLHGKRFAREDDASLSTYFEKKEHVATSLDGLPGLPLPLPPSTV, from the coding sequence ATGGGAAAGACGTATGAACGCATCGACGGCAGGCTCAGGACGTTCATCGAGGAGCAGCCCCTGTTCTTCGCCGCGACCGCTCCGCTCTCCGGCGAGGGCACGGTCAACCTCTCCCCCAAGGGCCTGAGGGGCTCGTTCGCCGTTCTGGACGAGCTGACCGTGGCCTACCTGGACTTCGCCGGGTCCAACGCCGAGACGATCGCGCACCTGCGGGAGAACGGGCGGATCACCCTGATGTGGTGCGCCTTCCAGGGCCCGCCGAACATCGTGCGCGTCCACGGCCGCGGCGAGCCGGTCTTCCGTGACGACCCGCGCTTCAAGGAGCTGCTCGCCCGCTTCCCCGGCATCGACACGAGCCTGCACGGGCTGCGCGCGATCATCGTCGTGCACGCCGAGCTGGTACGGGACACCTGCGGGTACGCCGTCCCCTTCATGGCCTACGAGCAGGACCGCGACCTGCACGGAAAGCGCTTCGCGCGCGAGGACGACGCCTCGCTGAGCACGTACTTCGAGAAGAAGGAGCACGTGGCGACGAGCCTGGACGGACTACCCGGGCTGCCGTTGCCACTGCCGCCGTCTACCGTCTGA
- a CDS encoding sensor histidine kinase encodes MRLPRRLPHPSDVRRLPRPRTLRARLIAGLVVLLAISCAAVGGAAVVELNGFLTSRLDQQLQQAGPAFAQSLEHGARKPSDHDGDEHGDTRRQAAETFGARLLNGQVTSAAVVPASDRQDLGVRLTAADRAALARVPADGRGHTVCLSRLRDYRLMAWRGRDGDVLVTGLPTEPVRAAVRRLELVAVVVLGLALTAAGVAGALWVRWSLRPLSRVAATATRVSELSLASGEVTLPPRAPDSDPRSEVGQVAAAFNRMLRHVEDALTKRHASEERLRRFAADASHELRTPVASVRGHAELALLHPGPVPPGVTRALERIKAESSRLGEMVDDLLLLARLDAGRPLESRPVDLTRLVLDAVTDARAAGPDHRWSLDLPEDPVTVPGDDHRLQQVLANLLANARLHTPVGTKVTVTLETGTDAAVLTVHDDGPGVPDEVQPGVFERFTRAEHRRRPNASGGGAGLGLSIVAAVAEAHGGRVELESGPGSTAFTVRLPV; translated from the coding sequence CTGCCCCACCCGAGTGACGTGCGCCGGCTGCCCCGGCCGCGCACCCTGCGCGCCCGGCTCATCGCCGGTCTGGTCGTGCTCCTTGCGATCAGCTGCGCCGCGGTCGGCGGGGCGGCCGTGGTCGAGCTGAACGGCTTCCTCACCAGCCGGCTCGACCAGCAGCTCCAGCAGGCCGGCCCCGCCTTTGCGCAGAGCCTGGAACACGGCGCCCGCAAGCCCTCGGACCACGACGGCGACGAGCACGGCGACACCCGCCGCCAGGCCGCCGAGACGTTCGGTGCCCGCCTGCTGAACGGCCAGGTCACCAGCGCGGCGGTCGTGCCCGCCAGCGACAGACAGGACCTCGGTGTCCGGCTGACCGCCGCCGACCGCGCGGCCCTTGCCAGGGTCCCGGCGGACGGCAGGGGCCACACCGTGTGCCTGTCGCGGCTGCGGGACTACCGGCTGATGGCCTGGCGCGGCCGGGACGGCGACGTGCTGGTCACCGGGCTGCCGACGGAGCCGGTACGGGCCGCGGTGCGACGCCTCGAACTGGTCGCGGTGGTCGTCCTCGGCCTGGCTCTGACCGCCGCCGGCGTGGCCGGGGCCCTGTGGGTCCGCTGGTCGCTGCGCCCGCTCAGCCGGGTCGCCGCGACCGCGACCCGGGTCAGCGAGCTGTCCTTGGCCAGTGGCGAGGTGACCCTGCCGCCGCGCGCCCCGGACAGCGACCCGCGCAGCGAGGTCGGCCAGGTGGCGGCGGCGTTCAACCGCATGCTGCGGCACGTCGAGGACGCCCTGACCAAACGGCACGCCAGCGAGGAACGGCTGCGCCGCTTCGCCGCCGACGCCAGCCACGAGCTGCGCACCCCGGTCGCCTCGGTCCGCGGCCACGCCGAACTGGCCCTGCTGCACCCCGGTCCGGTGCCGCCCGGGGTCACCAGGGCCCTGGAGCGCATCAAGGCCGAGTCCTCCCGCTTGGGCGAGATGGTGGACGACCTGCTGCTGCTCGCCCGCCTCGACGCGGGCCGCCCGCTGGAGAGCCGCCCGGTGGACCTGACGCGCCTGGTCCTGGACGCGGTCACGGATGCGCGGGCCGCGGGCCCCGATCACCGCTGGTCCCTGGACCTCCCCGAGGACCCGGTCACGGTCCCGGGCGACGACCACCGCCTCCAACAGGTGTTGGCCAACCTGTTGGCCAACGCACGTTTGCACACGCCCGTGGGCACCAAGGTGACGGTGACCCTGGAGACCGGCACCGACGCGGCCGTCCTGACCGTTCACGACGACGGTCCCGGCGTCCCCGACGAGGTCCAGCCGGGCGTCTTCGAACGCTTCACACGGGCGGAGCACCGCCGCCGCCCGAACGCCTCCGGCGGCGGCGCCGGGCTGGGCCTGTCGATCGTGGCGGCGGTGGCGGAGGCACACGGGGGACGTGTGGAGCTGGAGAGCGGACCGGGCTCCACGGCGTTCACGGTCCGCCTGCCGGTCTGA
- the argH gene encoding argininosuccinate lyase codes for MSSNSGDVRLWGGRFADGPAEALAKLSASVHFDWRLAPYDIAGSRAHARVLHKAGLLTQDELTRMIAGLDRLEADVASGAFVGTVADEDVHTALERGLLERLGPDLGGKLRAGRSRNDQVATLFRMYLRDHARTIGALIADLQDALIGLAEAHPDVAMPGRTHLQHAQPVLFAHHVLAHVQSLSRDAERLRQWDERTAVSPYGSGALAGSSLGLDPEAVARDLGFEHGSVGNSIDGTASRDFVAEFAFITAMIGVNLSRIAEEIIIWNTKEFSFVTLHDAFSTGSSIMPQKKNPDIAELARGKSGRLIGNLTGLMATLKALPLAYNRDLQEDKEPVFDSCDQLEVLLPAFTGMIATLTVNRARMEELAPAGFSLATDIAEWLVKQGVPFRVAHEVAGECVKVAEAESKELDDLTDEQFAKISAHLTPEVRSVLNVPGALASRNGRGGTAPSAVAVQLAEVKADVAAQHEWADAKKKS; via the coding sequence GTGAGCAGCAACAGCGGTGACGTTCGGCTCTGGGGCGGCCGTTTCGCCGACGGTCCCGCCGAGGCCCTGGCGAAGCTGTCCGCGTCCGTCCACTTCGACTGGCGACTCGCGCCGTACGACATCGCCGGTTCGCGTGCCCACGCCCGTGTCCTGCACAAGGCGGGGCTGCTCACGCAGGACGAGCTGACCCGCATGATCGCCGGGCTCGACCGGCTCGAGGCCGACGTGGCCTCCGGCGCGTTCGTCGGCACCGTCGCGGACGAGGACGTGCACACCGCTCTGGAGCGCGGCCTGCTCGAGCGGCTCGGCCCGGACCTCGGGGGCAAGCTGCGCGCCGGCCGGTCGAGGAACGACCAGGTGGCGACCCTCTTCCGGATGTACCTCAGGGATCACGCCCGGACGATCGGCGCTCTGATCGCCGACCTCCAGGACGCCCTGATCGGCCTCGCCGAGGCCCACCCCGATGTCGCGATGCCCGGCCGCACCCACCTCCAGCACGCCCAGCCGGTGCTCTTCGCCCACCACGTGCTGGCCCACGTCCAGTCCCTGTCCCGGGACGCGGAGCGGCTGCGCCAGTGGGACGAGCGCACGGCGGTGTCGCCGTACGGCTCCGGCGCCCTCGCCGGTTCGTCCCTGGGCCTGGACCCGGAGGCGGTCGCGCGGGACCTCGGCTTCGAGCACGGCAGTGTCGGCAACTCCATCGACGGCACGGCCTCCCGTGACTTCGTGGCGGAGTTCGCCTTCATCACCGCGATGATCGGCGTCAACCTCTCGCGGATCGCGGAGGAGATCATCATCTGGAACACGAAGGAGTTCTCCTTCGTGACCCTGCACGACGCGTTCTCCACCGGCTCCTCGATCATGCCGCAGAAGAAGAACCCGGACATCGCCGAGCTGGCGCGCGGCAAGTCCGGCCGTCTGATCGGCAACCTGACGGGCCTCATGGCGACCCTGAAGGCCCTGCCCCTGGCCTACAACCGCGACCTGCAGGAGGACAAGGAGCCGGTCTTCGACTCCTGCGACCAGCTGGAGGTGCTGCTCCCGGCCTTCACCGGCATGATCGCCACCCTCACCGTCAACCGTGCGCGCATGGAGGAACTGGCCCCGGCCGGCTTCTCGCTCGCCACCGACATCGCCGAGTGGCTGGTCAAGCAGGGCGTGCCGTTCCGTGTGGCGCACGAGGTCGCGGGGGAGTGCGTCAAGGTCGCCGAGGCCGAGAGCAAGGAGCTGGACGACCTGACCGACGAGCAGTTCGCGAAGATCTCCGCCCACCTGACCCCCGAGGTCCGCTCCGTCCTCAACGTCCCGGGCGCCCTGGCCTCCCGCAACGGTCGTGGTGGTACGGCGCCGAGTGCGGTCGCCGTCCAGCTGGCCGAGGTCAAGGCGGACGTGGCGGCCCAGCACGAGTGGGCGGACGCGAAGAAGAAGAGCTGA